A genomic stretch from Helianthus annuus cultivar XRQ/B chromosome 1, HanXRQr2.0-SUNRISE, whole genome shotgun sequence includes:
- the LOC110943392 gene encoding uncharacterized protein LOC110943392, whose protein sequence is MVKLYLMSSNGYLPTLCFLPEQRFNKDSQRLLPSYELRDDVIRSSPLVMGQQQNVGPSKPISGLFDNNRFELIDPTVTKPALINIQDCCANSTLFSFKFPTSELTEVEKDRLDLFPFSDLTGLQSLTTEYKPNVPVTGQMNCQLVYQDPEFDSPLIDFVGDLVRHSKIMIHEDGHVSFIGTRTEMKDILSVLAEFYTSKNSTKWRKSLVPQFNRLDYDATSYYGSALELETVIVAPPKSPEKIKLKPSPKKKGTRNKTPIQHRSNYLQACECLLSIIVDKNRNGKSAISTLKKSGPELPNLLTQFSASIAGTGIAVLFSVMCKVASGRVPFCYSKVINTGLGLGLVWLSWAVNGMRDTIVTISKNSYKKKGLKDEEMMKKLDRSVKEIYFRAATLMVVMVLRLA, encoded by the exons GACTCTCAACGGCTTTTGCCTAGTTATGAACTACGCGATGATGTCATACGATCAAGCCCCCTCGTTATGGGCCAGCAACAGAATGTCGGGCCAAGTAAGCCAATAAGCGGGTTATTCGACAACAATCGTTTTGAGCTCATTGACCCGACTGTTACAAAGCCTGCACTCATCAACATCCAAG ATTGTTGCGCAAACTCGACACTTTTCAGCTTCAAGTTTCCAACGTCTGAATTAACCGAAGTAGAAAAAGACCGACTTGATCTGTTTCCGTTTTCTGACTTAACGGGCCTGCAATCGTTAACAACTGAATACAAGCCGAATGTTCCTGTTACGGGTCAAATGAATTGTCAACTTGTTTATCAAGATCCAGAGTTTGACTCACCTTTGATCGATTTCGTTGGTGATTTGGTTCGACATTCTAAAATTATGATCCATGAGGATGGACACGTGTCGTTTATTGGAACTAGAACTGAAATGAAGGACATACTTTCGGTTCTTGCTGAGTTTTATACGTCGAAGAATTCGACTAAATGGCGGAAGTCCTTGGTACCGCAGTTCAATAG GCTGGATTACGATGCAACAAGCTATTATGGTTCTGCATTAGAGCTCGAAACCGTGATCGTTGCTCCTCCAAAGAG CCCGGAGAAAATCAAACTGAAGCCATCACCAAAGAAGAAAGGAACGCGTAACAAGACACCGATCCAACACAGAAGTAACTACCTTCAAGCCTGTGAGTGCCTTCTCTCGATTATCGTCGACAAAAACCGAAACGGGAAATCCGCAATCTCCACGTTAAAGAAATCCGGTCCGGAGCTACCAAATCTCCTAACTCAGTTCTCAGCCAGCATTGCAGGAACGGGAATCGCGGTTCTTTTTTCGGTTATGTGTAAGGTAGCTAGTGGAAGAGTACCGTTTTGTTATTCGAAAGTTATCAACACGGGCCTCGGGCTTGGGCTCGTGTGGCTTTCGTGGGCCGTGAACGGAATGAGGGATACGATTGTGACGATTAGTAAGAACTCGTACAAGAAAAAGGGGTTGAAAGATGAAGAAATGATGAAGAAGTTGGATAGAAGTGTGAAGGAAATATACTTTAGAGCTGCAACATTGATGGTAGTGATGGTGTTGAGGCTTGCTTGA